One region of Eupeodes corollae chromosome 1, idEupCoro1.1, whole genome shotgun sequence genomic DNA includes:
- the LOC129941401 gene encoding putative uncharacterized protein DDB_G0287265: MWGVMRFYNLVRAGITWKGPEAKTTTSLATGCFLFDMDDDDDIYGADDDDDDDEDDEDDAYYDEEDSDSSILDHGDDEVRDGSKGRRNRRRLGCNVNNNNNTNSNNNNNNVRTLFIKRNKYKISHRQTRLEVIDELEKSAGSGSEENDSLLVAYDSNSIASV, encoded by the exons ATGTGGGGTGTCATGCGATTTTATAATCTAGTACGGGCCGGTATCACTTGGAAGGGCCCAGAG GCGAAGACCACAACATCCTTAGCAACTGGATGCTTCCTCTTCGACatggacgacgacgatgacatTTATGGTgccgacgatgatgacgacgatgatgaagatgatgaagaCGATGCCTACTACGATGAAGAAGACAGTGACAGCAGCATCCTGGATCATGGAGACGATGAAGTCCGTGATGGATCGAAAGGTCGAAGAAATCGTCGCAGACTCGGATGCAATgtcaataacaacaacaacacaaacagtaacaacaacaacaataatgtCCGGACTTTATTCATAAAacgtaataaatataaaatcagtCATCGGCAGACCCGTCTAGAGGTGATTGACGAGCTGGAGAAAAGCGCCGGCAGTGGCAGTGAGGAGAACGACTCACTCCTGGTGGCATACGATAGTAATTCGATAGCGTCTGTCTGA